One Primulina huaijiensis isolate GDHJ02 chromosome 8, ASM1229523v2, whole genome shotgun sequence genomic region harbors:
- the LOC140982365 gene encoding uncharacterized protein isoform X1, with translation MKDEESRTPQSTPRGSSTSSATSLSFKKDGSPFVGLFGRGKYKLWALVAIVLLALWSMFTGSVTLKWSGADLKSSSHELDPSIHGDLDVLDVDEREKMVRQMWNVYKHSKIVRLPRFWRDAFGAAYHDLTSEVSSVQDTVLLEIAKLSFRSRMLYEPPALQSNTRYLRSCSFRGCYTSRLHFNPILGYPRRKRL, from the exons ATGAAAGATGAAGAATCCCGGACTCCGCAATCAACTCCAAGGGGCAGTAGCACGAGTTCAGCTACAAGTTTGAGTTTCAAGAAAGATGGATCACCTTTTGTGGGACTGTTTGGGAGAGGCAAATACAAGTTATGGGCTTTGGTTGCAATTGTTTTGCTTGCACTTTGGTCCATGTTTACTGGCTCTGTCACTCTGAAATGGTCTGGTGCTGATCTTAAAAGCTCCTCGCATGAATTGGACCCCTCCATCCATGGTGATCTTGATGTTTTG GATGTGGATGAAAGGGAGAAGATGGTGAGGCAAATGTGGAACGTGTACAAGCACAGTAAGATTGTTAGGCTGCCAAGATTCTGGCGAGACGCATTCGGGGCAGCGTACCACGACTTGACCAGTGAGGTATCCAGTGTGCAGGATACAGTACTCTTGGAGATTGCCAAGTTGTCGTTCCGGTCGAGGATGTTATACGAGCCGCCTGCACTTCAATCCAATACTAGGTACCTAAGATCCTGTTCTTTCAGAGGATGTTATACGAGCCGTCTGCACTTCAATCCAATACTAG GGTATCCAAGAAGGAAGAGACTTTGA
- the LOC140982365 gene encoding uncharacterized protein isoform X2, whose amino-acid sequence MKDEESRTPQSTPRGSSTSSATSLSFKKDGSPFVGLFGRGKYKLWALVAIVLLALWSMFTGSVTLKWSGADLKSSSHELDPSIHGDLDVLDVDEREKMVRQMWNVYKHSKIVRLPRFWRDAFGAAYHDLTSEVSSVQDTVLLEIAKLSFRSRMLYEPPALQSNTRVSKKEETLKMQMGKTRN is encoded by the exons ATGAAAGATGAAGAATCCCGGACTCCGCAATCAACTCCAAGGGGCAGTAGCACGAGTTCAGCTACAAGTTTGAGTTTCAAGAAAGATGGATCACCTTTTGTGGGACTGTTTGGGAGAGGCAAATACAAGTTATGGGCTTTGGTTGCAATTGTTTTGCTTGCACTTTGGTCCATGTTTACTGGCTCTGTCACTCTGAAATGGTCTGGTGCTGATCTTAAAAGCTCCTCGCATGAATTGGACCCCTCCATCCATGGTGATCTTGATGTTTTG GATGTGGATGAAAGGGAGAAGATGGTGAGGCAAATGTGGAACGTGTACAAGCACAGTAAGATTGTTAGGCTGCCAAGATTCTGGCGAGACGCATTCGGGGCAGCGTACCACGACTTGACCAGTGAGGTATCCAGTGTGCAGGATACAGTACTCTTGGAGATTGCCAAGTTGTCGTTCCGGTCGAGGATGTTATACGAGCCGCCTGCACTTCAATCCAATACTAG GGTATCCAAGAAGGAAGAGACTTTGAAAATGCAGATGGGGAAGACAAGAAACTAA